The segment aataaattatttaacaattgaattaatttttGAAATACTTAAAATCGATCATGGTATACGAGTAACAAAAGATGAAATAATAACTTAGGCGTTATGATTGAATTTTCTTTTATGTATGATTAGAATTAAAATGATATTTATATCACTAATGATTTCTTTTTGGTGAATTATAAAAGAAGAGCAAAGCTCTGATAATAACATGATTAATATGACTCAAACGCAAGTTACATTTGGGACGATAAATACATTGACCATCAAGTTAACACACGGGGTTCATCATTTAATActtaaattacataattttaaattttatttttttcttgataaaaagatattatttttaatattataatgataAGAAATCATTTGAGttgttattaatttttatatttattaaaaatattattttatcaacATGGCTTCTCCAAAATTAACATGAAACAGGAAATATATAAAAAATGGAAATATGTTTGGACaccataaattaaaaatattatttatgtaCCATTAATATTAACTTTTTTATATAAATCACGGCTCGACCTGTTTGAACCATAAACACCTCACCAACAAAAGGGAAGATGAAagagaggaaaaaaaataaaataatgaaaagcaaAATTGGAAATTGCAACTACCACGAACTCGTAGAAGCTTAGGTGGGAGTTGAGAAGGGAAGAGAAGGCAAAAGAGCGGCCCAATAAAGCCATAAAAAacgataataataaaaaaaaggttttcacagttttattgctaataaTTACAGAAATTAGGATTAGCTCCATCGCTTTGGACCGACGGGTAGATTTAtttaatcaaaaaaaaaaaaaagaaaagaaaagggccTCTCTCTTCCTATCTGTCTCTCACAGTTGGAGTCATTGGTGTCCTCGGCTTTTCAAAGTTTTTCATTTCTCTTTCAGCTCTTTTTGTTTTTAGGTTTTCTTCGATTCGTGTTTGGCTGAGGCGGGTTTTGTTTTTCCCGGGAAAGCTCGGGGAATTAAGAGAAAATGGTTAGAATGACGAAAATGCCACTGAACTTAACTTCTATGGAGCTTCCAGCTCTGGTGTCCGACTGGTGGGACGAGATCAATGAGTCCACTAAGTGGCAGGATGGCATCTTCTATACTCTCTGCGCCGCTTATGCCCTAGTTTCCTCCGTTGCTCTGGTCATCCTtctattccttttttttttaaaattatttttcaagtttttttttgtaAGTTTTTGTTTGATTCACTGAACTTTTCGATTTTCATTTTGTATGGATCAGTGCTTAGTAGAAGCCCTGTTCTtggagtttatttttattttcatgtttAGTACTTTCCAATATTTTAGGATTCAAACTGATTTAGTTTGTTTAGTTAGTAGTGACATTTTATCACTAGCTATTCTTTTCACACAAATttaatatagaattaaagcttttAAAGTTAATTTTACTACGTATTTTATTGTTAATGATTTCAATTTCGAGAAATTTATTCCCAGTACTGGGATATGAGATTAGTTTGTATGTGAAAGTTGCTGTTTGTAATGTGCAGATACAATTAGTAAGGATTGAATTGAGAGTGCCCGAATATGGTTGGACGACACAGAAAGTTTTCCATCTAATGAACTTCATTGTTAATGGAGGTAATATTCAAAGTCCTCAAAACATATGTAGTGTTTTCTATTACTGTTATTAGGATTTAGGATTTTGGATTTTAGTTTGATTATTTGATCTTGAATTTTGTTGTTGTTGCAGTGCGTGCAATTGTGTTTGGATTTCACAGACAAGTATTTGTATTGTATCCCAAGGTTAGTTTGCTATAGGATCCAGAGATATTGGTTCATTTCTGACACAAAGTTTGCATTGCATTTCCAAATGTGATAACATTTCATATTTGGGAATAAATTCGTTTCACTCTTTCTGCTTCACAATCTAGGCCTATTGTTTGAGTTTCTCATACAAATTAAGGTTTCTTGGGTAGCATAAGGAGAATAAAGGAGGATTCTATTTTGAGAGAACAAGGAGTATATAACTAGCAAGTTGTAATGATCCAATTAAGACAAGAGTTTTATAATACTAACGTGAGCATTACTTCTTGAACTAGGTCCTCACATATATGTTGTTGGATCTTCCGGGCCTTCTGTTTTTCTCCACATACACATTACTTGTCCTGTTTTGGGCCGAGATTTACCATCAGGCAAGAACCTATTCTTAATTGCTTTTGTGAAATGATGTGTCAAACTTTGTTTCTCCATGATATAAGATCAATATACCGGGTTACAAACTCATGTACTCGGTTCTTTCTTGTACTCTTGTGAGGAACTGTGCCATTTTACCTTTCCATTATGAGCAGGCTAGAAGCTTACCAACGGACAAACTCAGAATCTTTTATGTGTCAATCAATGCTGTTATTTACTTTATACAGGTGTGCTCCAACTTGCATTATCTTGTCTGTTTACTCAGTATTACCATCATTAGTACTAGGCTAATCTGTGAAGGAAGTGATTATATCTGTTTACTTATTTCTCTGTTGAGTTTTTATCTCAAATTTCCTGCCACTCTTGCTATGACATGTACTTAAATGTGTGAGTGAAGTTaaaaaatgatattttgacttcagGTCTGTGTGTGGGTATACCTCTGGATAGATGACAACAGTGTGGTGGATTTCATTGGAAAAATATTTATTGCTGGTAAGTGTTACAGTGAATTATCAATCCATGTTCACTAGGTTTATCCCTGGGtattagtttttctttttttccccttAATGAAAATCTTATGCACATTAAGTCTTACTATTATTTTTTAACATTGCCCCTTATTTTCTATATTCTTTTCTCCAGTGGTGTCATTTATAGCTGCATTAGGATTCTTGTTGTATGGAGGAAGGTAATTATGGTTTGCTTACACAAAATTTATTGATATTGAATTATAGTGAGCTTCTAAGTATGACCAAATCCTACTTACTCAATTCCTTGCAGATTATTTTTCATGCTAAGACGATTCCCTATTGAATCGAAAGGAAGAAGGAAGAAGCTTCACGAGGTATTTTCCTTCCTTTATAACTCTATTAAATAACAATTCAATTTCAGTATAAGCCTGACATAGCATAAGTTTAACGTGCATTTCTATGTTCTAATCTCATGGTTTCTAAAATGGCCATCATGCTGTAAGATGTTCTCGACATTACTATTGTTTATGGATGTGTTATTTGTTTGTAGGTTGGATCTGTTACGGCCATTTGTTTCACCTGCTTCCTTATTAGGTGCTTTGTGGTAAGTTTTTCTTTCTTGACCAAACTTTGTTGTAGGTTTTCAAGCTATGTAATTTATTGCTTGACCGAGAATGTTGCACTTTAAACTATTACTTGTTTGATAAATCTCTTGTATGTAACTCATGCTGCAGTCTCTCTGTTCTCAACAGATGACAGTTTATTTGATTATTACATCCTGAGGCAAACTGATAATCTGAACTCacaaatatgcatgaatttagactTGCTACATCCTTCACCTGAGAGAGTACCTCTgggagatttaatttgtatagtatactttttaaattaaaatgaggtaaaatgactaacaATATTTTCCGAGCGAAAATTGCATACTTCATTCTGAGTTTTAATTCCACTTCTTTCTCTTCCCTTTGAACTGAAAGAAAACTTGAACCTTTAAAGAAAACTTGAACCTTTCCTCGAGTTTTTTGTTTTCTTGAAATTCTTGCTAATAATAAGAGACAAGGAAATAGGTAGTTTGCATTTGGCTAAATGCTCCCAGGAATTGGTGTATAGCTGAATGTAAGAAGATATTGATTTGCCCACTGGATATAGAGAGAAGAGAGGCATGAGGCTAGGCTTGACAACAGTCAAATGCCAAAACTCTTTCCATCAACCATTTAGAAACAATAATATTCTGCTGCTGATTTCATTTAGTTGCTCAACGTTTCCCTACTGCTTTATGTGCTCCTTTAACTAATTTCTCTGCATACAGGTGGTTTTATCTGCCTTTGATGCAGATGCGTCACTTGATGTTTTGGACCATCCAGTACTGAACTTGATCTATTACACGGTATTTAATGAACCCATTTCTCTCATGTCTTATTTGTCTCTCTTATATTCTCCTAAGCATGTAATTTCTATTGATCAAATTACAGCTGGTTGAGATCCTACCTTCGGCTCTAGTGCTGTATATCTTGCGTAAATTGCCTCCAAAGAGAGTATCCGCTCAGTATCACCCAATCCGTTAGTCGGAATGCATCTTTGTTCGTAGAATTGTTTATTCCCGTAGGAAAACAAAAAAAGATGGTTTTGGCATGTTTCAAGAGGGCTAGTTAAATTTCCAGTTGAGTGAGGGAATCAGAGCCAGGAGAACTGGAATGGTTGCTGACGCATgcaaaaattttttaattttgtatgTGACATAGCTGTTTTGGAGCTTTCTTAAGGGGAGATCTTCGTTGATTTCTTCATTCGTTATGTGATCGAAGAGTTGGTTTATCTGACGCTTTGCGCATTATTGGTTGACAATTGAGAATTTAGTAGgggtttccaaaaaaaaaaaaaaaaatcagagtTTAGTAGTTGTTTCATCGGTTTGCTTATTGGAAAATGAAGATGAACATGATTTGTGTTGGGCATGCACGCCTTTGTTTAATGTATAACTTTTGTTATAAGCAAGACATTATTGTTAGCTTTACTAGCAGAAGCTTGTTGAAGGGAgagtttgaaaataaaataaaaaaaattcattttctgCCACAATCTGTGAAACTGGTGCTCTTTTTTTCGTAATTTATGTTCCGACTTAAAGTCTTAGAAAAGAAACGAATAGTTTTCTTTTTCGTGAAAAATAAGAAacgaataaatttcattttcttttgtttaaatATGATTGAATTTTCTGTTGATGCCTTGGCCTTGGGTATAATTGACTGTTGACAGTGTAATACTAGTAGGTTTTGATTCACTTGTTTATTTTATTCACACAATATTATTatatcaaatgattttttttagatGACAAGTACGACCAACGCCATTTGAATAGTCAACCATTATAATTTGAATATatcttaatcaaatcataatagaatttatataaattgtaatttaatttgagatttcaataataatattaatatgatATTGAAATTAATTACATGGTACTTGCATTTGGTTTTAAAGTTTAATTTCGTATGTAGATTAATTGATATTATGTGATCCAATGGATGTTTGACACGTGTactctagaaaaaaaatataggTACTTTATTGGGATAAAAAATTGAAGTACCAAATTGGAAAAAAATACCTCAAGTatccaattgcaagaatttaGGTATCAAAGTGAATGTTAAAACTAAACTCAAGTAGGACAAAAAAATATAGGTATCAAATTGATTATTGAAACCAAACGTAGGTACCAAATGATTTATCAACCcatttttatacaatcaaagaCATTCCAATAGAGGGATGTTAAATGTTAACACTAAGGTGTCACTTTTAAGCATTTGCTCCTCGAGTTATTGGCGCCAATAATTAAAagagttaatatgtaatttgccCCTTGAACTTGTCTAAAAGTGCTCAAGTGATgctagagttttttttttttttacttagttGGTACCTAAACTTGTATTCTGTCACTTAGGTTGGTACTTCTACACTAGCATCGTTAGTTTGTACTGAAGTGATATTGATTGCCAATCTTATATCGACACGTGATGACCTCTCAGTATGATACATgacaaacataaattaaaaaaataaaaatcattttaaaaatataaattaatttaaaatgtataattttttggacaagtTTAAGTATCAATTAGATACTTTTGGACAAGTTCAAATACCAACTAAATACTTTTGGACAAGTTCATAGGGCAAACTCCATgttaattcaaaaaaaattaacacTATAAACAAATTGGGACAATGTGTATGACAAAATATTAGTCCAGGTACCAATttgatacaaaaaaaaaaaaaaattaggcgtCGACTAGGTACTTTGGCCAAATTCAAGAGGTAAACTACATAATAACCCTAATTAAAATGacataaattataatatattaaatctACATATGATCTTTGGTCAAATGTGCAATttcatacatgaattttgatttgttGTAATTATACATATAAAACTTTGATTATGGTTCATTTGTAaatatgaaactttaattttaatttaattttatacttttaaagaaatacatatataaatttattcttatattgaattaatataattgtttatgtTAGTGACATATAACTGTAAAATGGTGCTACGTCAATAAGGTTGTTAATGGtttgttaaatttaatttaaatcgaaatatcatatataaaattatataaaatcaagGTTCATATATGAcattacacattaaatcaaaattcacatttagtTCTAATATTTATCTCTATCGGAaacaatgacttaaatgaaatatatatacataaaaatttatataGTAAGAATTATTGAATTTtgactattttaacaattttagttattttttccaaaataaataaaaattgattaTAGAAGTGAAATTCGAATTTGATGCTCAATGAGTCAAAAATTTTATTGGCTTAATTTAACCTTTTTATTTATACAAAAAGTTACATAGTTTTGAGCGTGATACAGTATGCATTGATAAATGAATAAATCTTTAAGATTTGCGTGGAAGCAGCAGTTAAGAAACAATGTTAAGTGAATATTGATTAGAAGATAAAGAAGAGCTTAGTACACCAGTATTGGACTGTGGTAATTAATGAGCTTTTTTAGTTAATAGgggcttaaattttttttaagttcaaCAATAAGATCATAATCAAATTTTTAgagaatgaaaataaataaaattattcggGAATTAATTGAGTAGATAGTTATTGGCCAACTCAAAGAATAGTTGAGTAGGATAAAGGTTTATAATTTAAAACAAGGAAAGTAAAACTCTTGAAGAGATCAATGTTGCACTTTGCTTAAGAATGGCGGCCAAAAACTTGAAGGAAAAAAATATACATGGTGGAAAACTGTGTGATGATCGGTTAACGTAGTGAAAAATGTATAAATGGATCTCTTATTGATTTCgacatttaaattttaaaaaattttatgcaAAACGCAGAGGATGAGTGGAGGATTAGTTAATTATAAATAAACTAATTGATCATGAAAATAGAATTTACAGTttagaatttattattattattattattattattattatcaaaacTAATATTTTGATGTATTGTAAAACTATGAGATATTTTTATTCAACATTAAGcatgtaaatagtgaaattaagaTAAATGTTACATGAAGATAGTTTTTTCTTCCCTTGATATGTACTTGACGAGAAATGAGAAAAATACAAAAGTTAACACTCATAATAATTTTGACTTAATTATTTCATTGACAGGTGGTAGAGCCAGAGAATAAACCATCAGCTGAGGTAAAACATATTTACGATGGATTTAAATATATCTAAGTAGGATCTTTTTTAAAAAACAGATGTgtaggtaaattttgaaattatgattaGCTACGTTTACGCATTATGTGAGATTAACgagtaaaaaaattaataaaatgagattttaaaaattaaaagcccTGTTCAAGGTAATGGTAATGGCTAATGAGTATGCTTTGTTTTAGAGTTGCTAATTGTATAGCGAAAGAGATTAGAGGTAGTTTAGATCGATTGATTTTTTTTTCCTCCACCTATATTTATGTGACGGATTTTGAAAGTAGATATACATCACGCACTGTCTACAAAAGTCGTTGTTAATTAAATTTGTCGATTCATCATTGCTTTTAAAAAAACTGCTCCTTTTAAGGAACAATTGCATGCTATTTCAAAGACATTGAAGAAAGTGATTAAATTGGTAGATTTATGCTTGAAAGAGAAGTACGAGAGAAGCTTAAGAATatttaaacaaaatgaaaaaaaaaaattaaacaattttaTTTATAGATGATGTCACCTCGTGCTTATGTGGCACGCCATGTAAACTACTTAGTTGACTTGTAGTTTAACTGACGGTCAATTCACGTTTCCagttaatattgaattgatttttaaaaaatcataacgACAAAAGtgtcaataaaaaaaatagattaaaCCTGAAGGTATTTCAACAATTATGACTTGAAAAGAAGTTAAGGTTTGGAGATGTATAGTTAGTGATAGGTGCTGAGGAGAAAATTATGGAGTTAGCGCGAAGAGATGAAACATGTTGGTAACTTAGTGGTAGATATTTATTGTTTATTTCTTGTGTGGATTTGTATTAGCTTTGATGCCATAGTTAAATAgtgttttgttgtttttaattTTCAAGAAGTAGATCATTAAGTAAGGTGCTTGTCTTATTTAATAAAATGGATTGTTGGTTAATAGAAGAATTgtaactttattttattatttcttcttATAAAAGTTTTGTACAtgttttctaaattaaaaataataataattatgtaaTTTGATTATATAGGAATTATTACTAGACTCGAAAAACTGTTTAgcaataattcatttttatttttatttaaataatagagTGCCAAAGTCCTTATTAACCCTAAATCATGAGTTTTATCGCTAAACAATCCATTCTCCATCCCCCAAGAAAAATAGGAATATGCTATGCTCTACTAATTACTATTTATTACCAATAAAGGCAATGCTATTGGTCTGTGTCATCTACTCGCTCTTTCATTCGCCAGGATTTGTCATTAAACAAAACCCGTAGTATACAGGACAGCCAAACTATTGTCAATTTTACTTCCTGCGCCATCTCGCGTTAATTCCCATTCGTTTCTTCTTTTTGGTTCTTCAAAAACAAAATTATTCTCTGTTTCGATCTTGAAGAATCCCCAAATCCCAGAAAATCAAATTAACAATTTTATCGAATTAGCCTTTAAATTATCTTGATTCAATTTTGTTATCGTTGAAATTAAGGAGATCTTTTTTTTGGTAAAAGAGAGGAAAATGGCTCAAGCTGTTGAAGAATGGTATAAGCAGATGCCCATCATCACCCGCTCTTATCTCACAGCTGCCGTAGTTACCACTATCGGTTGCTCTCTCGAAGTATGcctctttttcattttttattgcttttatttttgttttggtgtTATTTTTCTTTCTGGGCAACAGGATTGATATCGTGCCTTCGATTTTCATTGACTAATTAATGCTTgctttttaatttatatccaattggGTATGAATAATTTCGTTAGATTTGATCTGTGCTTATCTCATTTTTTTTCTCTAAATTTGGCGACTCCCTATTGGGTTTCCTATATGGTTGTAGCGAAATTTTATTTCTTCAGAAAGTTGGTAGGGAATATGGGCAGGCAAAGCTAACAATTTTTTTGTTCCTCCTTTCTgagttattttttttttgtgtataaTGCACAATTGGTTATGATTGGTTTTTCACAtcttgaaattgaaaaaaaaaagaattagaaTAAATATTTGGGATTGTTATGCTAATCTAATTTACTTTTCTGAATCTTTGCAGATAATATCACCTTATCATCTGTACTTGAACCCTAAGCTCGTGGTTAAGCAGTATCAATTCTGGCGCCTCATTACTAACTTCCTGTACTTCCGCAAGATGGGTAAATTTCATGTGCTTTTACGTCTGAGTGTTATGAAATCTCTGGTTTATTGTTGTGCCGTCAGAACGATGCTGTGTGGTATGTTGTGCTGGTCAGTGTTGTCAAGGGCGCGAGGAACTCTAGGTGACCCTGCTGTGTCCGAAAGGGTCTGAGGCCATAAGTGCGCCTTGACAACATCACTTCATGTTATTGCTAGAGATGTAGAATGTTCTCAATGGAACAAAGAGTTGTTTTTAATGTCCCCCTTCAAATGTTAGTCAAAAGTATTGAAATGCAGTTGTGTTTAGACTTCAGATGATTTTAAAAAGCTTGAACAGAGTACGTGTACGTGTAGCAGTGTAGGTAAAAGTGAAGTGacgtatgattttttttaaaaaaaagaataaagtCCATTGTTCCTATGCCCTCCCTGTTTCCTTTCTTCGTAGAGTACTACACTAATAACgttaaaacatctttaaaaagAATAATTGATTGCCAGGCATGTATATGTGATAAATTTGAATATGATTGAGGTCAGCATTCTCAAATCATTTAGCATCTTTAACACGGTATCCCTTGATAATGCCAGATTTGGATTTCATGTTTCACATGTTCTTTCTTGCTCGGTACTGCAAGCTTCTTGAAGAGAACTCTTTCAGGGGAAGGACTGCAGATTTCTTTTACATGCTCTTGTTCGGAGCTTCAGTCTTGACTGGCATTGTTCTTGTTGGAGGAATGATACCTTATCTGTCAGCATCATTTGCCAAGATCATATTTCTAAGCAATTCATTGACATTCATGATGGTAATTTTGTCTGCCTTTAATTACATGCAAAATAGTAGTATATGTTTTTTGGAGTCCATTTTGGAAAGCCGTCTTATTGTACTACATGTAGGTTTATGTGTGGAGCAAACAGAATCCTTTTATACATATGAGTTTTCTGGGTCTTTTTACCTTTACAGCAGCTTATTTACCCTGGGTGAGTGCTTCTATTCTTTCTATCCTTTTTTTCTTATATTGTTCTTCGAACATGTATTTTCTTTATCAAAGCATTTTCAAGTTTTGACCAAGAAAGAAAAAGTAGCTATGTGGATTGCCCATTGAGCTAAACTCTAAAGTTTACTATTTTATATATGTTTGTGCTGTTGAATATGATTCTACTTCTCATAGTTAAAGAGTGTAATGGCTTCTGTTCCCTGACTTTCAGGTGCTTTTGGGATTCTCTGTCCTTGTTGGTGCTAGTGCTTGGGTGGATCTCCTGGTACGTTTCCCTTCCAGAGCCTGCTTTAACGTCAAAATATTGGGACACTGTTGTATGGGTTTTTTGCATATCTCCGAAATCCTTTGTTATATGTTAAGGGGGCCGagcttatatttatataataaagcatTTTTTTCATACATGCTTACTGCTGGGAAGTTCATAGTGCAAGTCTCGAAAATGTGAGGGGAGTAAGTCGATGGTGGACTGTCAGACTGCCTTATAATTATGTTGTGGTCCTATAAACTGCCACCTGTTCTAGTCTCACTTTGTTTAGTTAGATTCTCACTGCTGTTATGTTCAACTTTTGCGTCTTGTTGGTTAACAATTATAATTATTACTTTTGTGGCGTTTGTTTTTATCGAACTAAATATTTGGTTGATCCAGGGAATGATTGCTGGTCATGCCTACTATTTTCTTGAAGATGTATATCCACAAATGACCGGACGTCGACCCCTAAAAACTCCATCCTTTATTAAAGCGATGTTTGCAGATGAAGCTGTAGTAGTAGCACGGCCAGCAAATGTGAGATTTGCTCCACCCGCAGATGAACTTCACGGAGACTAGTCGGCCCTTGGAAAACTAGAGCAATTTTGGTTGAATTAATCTCTGATAGGAAAGGCCTAAAAAAATGCATGGTTGGCCCCTATTTCTTAGACATGTTCAAGCTTTAACATGCTTAAATTGGTGATTATGGACAACATATATCTTTTGGTAGAATTAGAGGCGTGTATAACTGTATATCTGTTGTTATTGCTTGCACTATATGTGCAGAAATTGGGGATGAAATCTTGTAATTATTACCAGACTCTGCTTTTGGTTGTTATAGAATGCCCTTTCTCATCATCAACCTTTTTGCAACATGGGGAAGTTCtacaaatataaaat is part of the Gossypium arboreum isolate Shixiya-1 chromosome 5, ASM2569848v2, whole genome shotgun sequence genome and harbors:
- the LOC108489923 gene encoding tobamovirus multiplication protein 1, whose translation is MVRMTKMPLNLTSMELPALVSDWWDEINESTKWQDGIFYTLCAAYALVSSVALIQLVRIELRVPEYGWTTQKVFHLMNFIVNGVRAIVFGFHRQVFVLYPKVLTYMLLDLPGLLFFSTYTLLVLFWAEIYHQARSLPTDKLRIFYVSINAVIYFIQVCVWVYLWIDDNSVVDFIGKIFIAVVSFIAALGFLLYGGRLFFMLRRFPIESKGRRKKLHEVGSVTAICFTCFLIRCFVVVLSAFDADASLDVLDHPVLNLIYYTLVEILPSALVLYILRKLPPKRVSAQYHPIR
- the LOC108450155 gene encoding derlin-2.2 isoform X2 — protein: MAQAVEEWYKQMPIITRSYLTAAVVTTIGCSLEIISPYHLYLNPKLVVKQYQFWRLITNFLYFRKMDLDFMFHMFFLARYCKLLEENSFRGRTADFFYMLLFGASVLTGIVLVGGMIPYLSASFAKIIFLSNSLTFMMVLLGFSVLVGASAWVDLLGMIAGHAYYFLEDVYPQMTGRRPLKTPSFIKAMFADEAVVVARPANVRFAPPADELHGD
- the LOC108450155 gene encoding derlin-2.2 isoform X1, producing MAQAVEEWYKQMPIITRSYLTAAVVTTIGCSLEIISPYHLYLNPKLVVKQYQFWRLITNFLYFRKMDLDFMFHMFFLARYCKLLEENSFRGRTADFFYMLLFGASVLTGIVLVGGMIPYLSASFAKIIFLSNSLTFMMVYVWSKQNPFIHMSFLGLFTFTAAYLPWVLLGFSVLVGASAWVDLLGMIAGHAYYFLEDVYPQMTGRRPLKTPSFIKAMFADEAVVVARPANVRFAPPADELHGD